In Osmia bicornis bicornis chromosome 10, iOsmBic2.1, whole genome shotgun sequence, one genomic interval encodes:
- the LOC114880652 gene encoding uncharacterized protein LOC114880652 isoform X4 has protein sequence MEDKELTALKKLREKLLLKASDLFEELKKQERNQQKVIIRQWEPCTVQNTSNIENKAEQYEHKLCEISQKMSGIAFKDIDRKWINNNLYQYTTLAVINPLKFHVELLVKIEREKEFEICSIKCDYININKCYRLEIDPCIQNIIKMKNFSLLTSAMVHYTEQNMIRKKIIDNLRVKNYLNYELCMDDNGGIIINVHSPENVQQTYLKMNWTILFVERIWKHEHYFVIDVLEVTTLQKKIGCY, from the exons ATGGAAGATAAAGAATTGACAGCATTAAAAAAGTTAAGGGAAAAACTTCTTCTGAAAGCTTCTGATTTATTTGAAGAGTTAAAGAAGCAGGAAAGGAATCAACAAAAAGTTATCATAAGGCAGTG ggAACCATGTACTGTACAAAATACCAGTAATATAGAAAATAAGGCAGAACAGTATGAACATAAATTGTGTGAAATTAGTCAAAAAATGTCTGGTATAGCATTTAAAGATATAGATAGAAAATggataaataataatctttATCAATATACAACTCTTGCAGTAATAAACCCTTTAAAATTTCATGTTGAGTTATTAGTAAAAATAGAG agagaaaaagaatttgaaatttgtagCATAAAGTGtgattatataaatattaacaagTGTTATAGATTAGAAATTGATCCATGcatacaaaatataattaagaTGAAGAATTTTTCACTTCTTACATCTg CAATGGTACACTATACTGAACAAAATAtgataagaaagaaaatcataGATAATTTAAGAGTTAAAAACTAtttaaattatgaattatgtaTGGATGACAATGGAGgaattataataaatgtacattcacCCGAAAATGTTCAacaaacatatttaaaaatgaattggaCAATATTATTTGTTGAACGAATTTGGAAACATGAACATTATTTTGTGATAGATGTTTTAGAA GTGACAACTTTGCAGAAGAAAATAGGATGTTATTAG
- the LOC114880652 gene encoding uncharacterized protein LOC114880652 isoform X2: MEDKELTALKKLREKLLLKASDLFEELKKQERNQQKVIIRQEPCTVQNTSNIENKAEQYEHKLCEISQKMSGIAFKDIDRKWINNNLYQYTTLAVINPLKFHVELLVKIEREKEFEICSIKCDYININKCYRLEIDPCIQNIIKMKNFSLLTSAMVHYTEQNMIRKKIIDNLRVKNYLNYELCMDDNGGIIINVHSPENVQQTYLKMNWTILFVERIWKHEHYFVIDVLEAGDNFAEENRMLLEEFCEPMLTKQNLIDLWKKLCSVLDSYEVDNSAK; the protein is encoded by the exons ATGGAAGATAAAGAATTGACAGCATTAAAAAAGTTAAGGGAAAAACTTCTTCTGAAAGCTTCTGATTTATTTGAAGAGTTAAAGAAGCAGGAAAGGAATCAACAAAAAGTTATCATAAGGCA ggAACCATGTACTGTACAAAATACCAGTAATATAGAAAATAAGGCAGAACAGTATGAACATAAATTGTGTGAAATTAGTCAAAAAATGTCTGGTATAGCATTTAAAGATATAGATAGAAAATggataaataataatctttATCAATATACAACTCTTGCAGTAATAAACCCTTTAAAATTTCATGTTGAGTTATTAGTAAAAATAGAG agagaaaaagaatttgaaatttgtagCATAAAGTGtgattatataaatattaacaagTGTTATAGATTAGAAATTGATCCATGcatacaaaatataattaagaTGAAGAATTTTTCACTTCTTACATCTg CAATGGTACACTATACTGAACAAAATAtgataagaaagaaaatcataGATAATTTAAGAGTTAAAAACTAtttaaattatgaattatgtaTGGATGACAATGGAGgaattataataaatgtacattcacCCGAAAATGTTCAacaaacatatttaaaaatgaattggaCAATATTATTTGTTGAACGAATTTGGAAACATGAACATTATTTTGTGATAGATGTTTTAGAAGCAG GTGACAACTTTGCAGAAGAAAATAGGATGTTATTAGAAGAGTTTTGTGAACCAATGCTCACAAAACAAAATCTTATCGATTTATGGAAGAAATTGTGTTCTGTCCTTGATTCATATGAAGTAGATAACAGTGCTAAATAA
- the LOC114880652 gene encoding uncharacterized protein LOC114880652 isoform X3, producing the protein MEDKELTALKKLREKLLLKASDLFEELKKQERNQQKVIIREPCTVQNTSNIENKAEQYEHKLCEISQKMSGIAFKDIDRKWINNNLYQYTTLAVINPLKFHVELLVKIEREKEFEICSIKCDYININKCYRLEIDPCIQNIIKMKNFSLLTSAMVHYTEQNMIRKKIIDNLRVKNYLNYELCMDDNGGIIINVHSPENVQQTYLKMNWTILFVERIWKHEHYFVIDVLEAGDNFAEENRMLLEEFCEPMLTKQNLIDLWKKLCSVLDSYEVDNSAK; encoded by the exons ATGGAAGATAAAGAATTGACAGCATTAAAAAAGTTAAGGGAAAAACTTCTTCTGAAAGCTTCTGATTTATTTGAAGAGTTAAAGAAGCAGGAAAGGAATCAACAAAAAGTTATCATAAG ggAACCATGTACTGTACAAAATACCAGTAATATAGAAAATAAGGCAGAACAGTATGAACATAAATTGTGTGAAATTAGTCAAAAAATGTCTGGTATAGCATTTAAAGATATAGATAGAAAATggataaataataatctttATCAATATACAACTCTTGCAGTAATAAACCCTTTAAAATTTCATGTTGAGTTATTAGTAAAAATAGAG agagaaaaagaatttgaaatttgtagCATAAAGTGtgattatataaatattaacaagTGTTATAGATTAGAAATTGATCCATGcatacaaaatataattaagaTGAAGAATTTTTCACTTCTTACATCTg CAATGGTACACTATACTGAACAAAATAtgataagaaagaaaatcataGATAATTTAAGAGTTAAAAACTAtttaaattatgaattatgtaTGGATGACAATGGAGgaattataataaatgtacattcacCCGAAAATGTTCAacaaacatatttaaaaatgaattggaCAATATTATTTGTTGAACGAATTTGGAAACATGAACATTATTTTGTGATAGATGTTTTAGAAGCAG GTGACAACTTTGCAGAAGAAAATAGGATGTTATTAGAAGAGTTTTGTGAACCAATGCTCACAAAACAAAATCTTATCGATTTATGGAAGAAATTGTGTTCTGTCCTTGATTCATATGAAGTAGATAACAGTGCTAAATAA
- the LOC114880652 gene encoding uncharacterized protein LOC114880652 isoform X1 → MEDKELTALKKLREKLLLKASDLFEELKKQERNQQKVIIRQWEPCTVQNTSNIENKAEQYEHKLCEISQKMSGIAFKDIDRKWINNNLYQYTTLAVINPLKFHVELLVKIEREKEFEICSIKCDYININKCYRLEIDPCIQNIIKMKNFSLLTSAMVHYTEQNMIRKKIIDNLRVKNYLNYELCMDDNGGIIINVHSPENVQQTYLKMNWTILFVERIWKHEHYFVIDVLEAGDNFAEENRMLLEEFCEPMLTKQNLIDLWKKLCSVLDSYEVDNSAK, encoded by the exons ATGGAAGATAAAGAATTGACAGCATTAAAAAAGTTAAGGGAAAAACTTCTTCTGAAAGCTTCTGATTTATTTGAAGAGTTAAAGAAGCAGGAAAGGAATCAACAAAAAGTTATCATAAGGCAGTG ggAACCATGTACTGTACAAAATACCAGTAATATAGAAAATAAGGCAGAACAGTATGAACATAAATTGTGTGAAATTAGTCAAAAAATGTCTGGTATAGCATTTAAAGATATAGATAGAAAATggataaataataatctttATCAATATACAACTCTTGCAGTAATAAACCCTTTAAAATTTCATGTTGAGTTATTAGTAAAAATAGAG agagaaaaagaatttgaaatttgtagCATAAAGTGtgattatataaatattaacaagTGTTATAGATTAGAAATTGATCCATGcatacaaaatataattaagaTGAAGAATTTTTCACTTCTTACATCTg CAATGGTACACTATACTGAACAAAATAtgataagaaagaaaatcataGATAATTTAAGAGTTAAAAACTAtttaaattatgaattatgtaTGGATGACAATGGAGgaattataataaatgtacattcacCCGAAAATGTTCAacaaacatatttaaaaatgaattggaCAATATTATTTGTTGAACGAATTTGGAAACATGAACATTATTTTGTGATAGATGTTTTAGAAGCAG GTGACAACTTTGCAGAAGAAAATAGGATGTTATTAGAAGAGTTTTGTGAACCAATGCTCACAAAACAAAATCTTATCGATTTATGGAAGAAATTGTGTTCTGTCCTTGATTCATATGAAGTAGATAACAGTGCTAAATAA
- the LOC114880653 gene encoding protein POLR1D-like translates to MRYICHKSFKSINMMDDETLNRLAVEALLEEAKLGAKRAEIMGPSGWIKPKECINKRFLHSTLRNVVLSNKYQVKKKSERQLYKSENTLK, encoded by the exons ATGAGATACATTTGTCATAAAAGTTTTAAAAGTATTAATATGATGGATGATGAAACTTTAAACAG acTTGCAGTTGAAGCATTATTAGAAGAAGCAAAGCTTGGAGCAAAAAGGGCAGAAATAATGGGCCCTAGTGGATGGATAAAACCAAAGGAATGTATTAACAAAAGATTCCTTCATTCAACTTTACGTAATGTTGTTCTTTCAAATAAGTATcaagtgaaaaagaaaagtgaaagacaattatataaatcagagaatacattaaaataa
- the LOC114880654 gene encoding pentatricopeptide repeat-containing protein 2, mitochondrial-like: MAVGLRGLFKLNLGLAKSLVSKSNFINVSVRTLYVDRDLGIHTYENTRFVFRNQFVSIEDTFRVKMREICNKEDGVIFTEDLKAMIHLAQSNEEDLQLVTEMLKKFINFKNNVQFGSYVFGPVLMRMLYYLNEPQKALDIFKNPELTETFMYHSAIRILLCLLYKHQMYQDIRDVIDIAEKLKGKEFITSTIIIAYAACFKENTPEAAEYAIKSWKEHCKIRIPTSRATGIVSHIAIRHNSPEEALEMLSVAHRDGSIVIRCLKVLAYTKLGRYLQIIPMLKYSTEQDLSVPHKFGFYADVICELEEKLKDDGASERDEIMYLISKLRQQQRIESEKTLEEHLLRPLQFRSNQREDLNDRRSHMNRPRDEFKVGLKNYL, encoded by the exons ATGGCAGTCGGTTTAAGAGGACTTTTCAAACTGAATCTTGGTCTAGCAAAAAGTCTAGTCTCTaaatcgaattttataaaTG TTAGCGTACGAACTTTGTATGTAGATCGAGATTTgggtatacatacatatgaaAACACAAGATTTGTGTTCCGTAATCAGTTTGTATCAATAGAAGATACCTTTCGTGTTAAAATGAGAGAAATTTGTAACAAAGAAGATGGAGTGATTTTTACAGAAGATCTAAAAGCAATGATACATTTAGCACAATCAAATGAAGAGGACTTGCAATTAGTAACAGAAATGttaaagaaatttataaattttaagaatAATGTGCAGTTTGGTTCATATGTTTTTGGTCCTGTATTAATGAGAatgttgtattatttaaatgaacCGCAAAAGGCATtagatatatttaaaaatcctGAGTTAACAGAAACTTTTATGTATCACTCCGCGATAAGGATACTTTTGTGTTTGTTATATAAGCACCAAATGTACCAAGATATAAGAGATGTAATAGATATTGCAGAAAAACTTAAAGGCAAAGAATTCATTACAAGCACTATTATTATAGCATATGCTGCTTGTTTTAAGGAG AACACTCCTGAAGCAGCAGAATATGCAATAAAAAGTTGGAAAGAGCACTGTAAAATCCGAATACCTACAAGTAGAGCAACTGGAATTGTGTCACACATAGCAATAAGACATAATTCACCTGAGGAGGCGCTTGAAATGTTATCTGTAGCACACAGGGATGGTTCTATAGTTATTAGATGTTTAAAAGTCCTGGCATATACAAAGTTAGGAAgatatttacaaataattccCATGTTGAAATATTCAACAGAACAGGATCTATCAGTTCCTCACAAATTTGGTTTTTATGCAGATGTG ATATGTGAActcgaagaaaaattaaaagacgacGGCGCAAGCGAACGCGATGAAATAATGTATCTTATATCGAAGCTCAGACAGCAACAAAGAATTGAGTCAGAG aaaactttAGAAGAACATTTGTTGCGGCCTTTACAGTTTCGTTCAAACCAGCGTGAAGATCTGAATGACCGTAGAAGTCACATGAATCGTCCAAGAGATGAATTTAAAGTAGGGTTGAAGAATTACCTgtaa